TGCAGTGGTAACAACAGCTAGAGCTAGAGTGGGAACATATTTCGTTGAATTCGCTGTTCCCCCGAGTAGCAATGAAGTCATTTACGATAGGGATAATTCCGGAGTGACGCAGTTGTCCTCACAAGAAGTGGATTGGGATTATCTCCTTGATACTCGGGTGCTTCACCTTACCGGTATTACCCCGGCTCTTAGTGAGGGCCTCTCTGAACTTGTCGAGGAAGCCATGCGTCGTGCCCGTGCCCGAGGAATTGTTGTGAGTTTTGATGTGAATTATCGTTCTAAACTTTGGTATCCCGAGGAAGCCAAGAAACGGTTAGAAACTTTATTTCCTCTGGTTGACATCTTAGTTTGTGGACAGGAGGACGCGTCCAACGTATTTGGGTTAACGGGCGAACCGATTGAAATGTTAAATCGCCTTGCAGGTCTGACGGAGGCAAGTAACGTAGTGTTGACTTGCTCTAACGAGGGTGCCATCGGTTTGCTTAACGGTGATGTGTTGGAAATTCCGTCGGTTCCAACCGTAATGATTGATCGGCTTGGGGCTGGAGACGGATTCATGGCCGGCCTGATAGATGGTTTCCTTGACAATGATATGGAGGCAGGAATGCAGCGAGGTGTTGCGCTAGCTGCACTTGTTTTAAATCAGCACGGAGATATGGTAACCGTAACTCGGGCAGATCTTGAGCGGGTCATGGCTAATGCTAGCGGTGGCATATTACGGTAAAGGTGTGGAGAGATACCCACTGGGCAACCAGGGTTGAAGTGATTAAGCGGTGGTCGTGGCGTATGAGCTAGCTCAAAATGGCAGACATATCCCATTCAGGTAGCGGATCCGTGA
This genomic interval from Trueperaceae bacterium contains the following:
- a CDS encoding 2-keto-3-deoxygluconate kinase; protein product: MTSTRFDLTTFGETMLRMSVPVGQRLEKARRFDVVPGGTESNVCAALAGLGRQAGWISRLPDGPIGRFIIRGLVEAGIDTSAVVTTARARVGTYFVEFAVPPSSNEVIYDRDNSGVTQLSSQEVDWDYLLDTRVLHLTGITPALSEGLSELVEEAMRRARARGIVVSFDVNYRSKLWYPEEAKKRLETLFPLVDILVCGQEDASNVFGLTGEPIEMLNRLAGLTEASNVVLTCSNEGAIGLLNGDVLEIPSVPTVMIDRLGAGDGFMAGLIDGFLDNDMEAGMQRGVALAALVLNQHGDMVTVTRADLERVMANASGGILR